One part of the Mycolicibacterium aromaticivorans JS19b1 = JCM 16368 genome encodes these proteins:
- the gmk gene encoding guanylate kinase, with product MNAGGGPDSAGGTPDHRGRGRVVVLSGPSGVGKSTIVRCLREQVPDLHFSVSATTRARRPGEVDGVDYHFVTPARFQQLIDDGELLEWAEIHNGLQRSGTLAAPVADAAAAGNPVLIEVDLAGAEAVKRAMPEAVTVFLAPPSWEALEQRLAGRGTETKDHVERRLATARAELAAQGRFDVVVVNSQLESACAELVSLLVGREDS from the coding sequence GTGAATGCCGGCGGAGGGCCGGACAGCGCGGGCGGTACGCCCGACCACCGCGGCCGTGGCCGAGTGGTGGTGCTGTCCGGGCCATCCGGGGTGGGAAAGTCGACGATCGTCCGTTGCCTGCGTGAGCAGGTACCCGACCTGCACTTCAGCGTGTCGGCCACCACTCGGGCCCGGCGCCCGGGTGAGGTGGACGGGGTCGACTACCACTTCGTCACCCCCGCACGTTTTCAGCAACTGATCGACGACGGTGAGCTGCTCGAATGGGCAGAGATCCACAACGGTCTGCAGCGTTCCGGCACGCTGGCCGCGCCGGTGGCCGACGCCGCCGCGGCCGGGAACCCGGTGTTGATCGAGGTAGACCTGGCCGGAGCCGAGGCCGTCAAACGGGCGATGCCGGAGGCGGTGACCGTGTTCCTGGCGCCGCCCAGCTGGGAGGCCCTCGAACAGCGATTGGCCGGTCGGGGTACCGAAACCAAGGACCACGTCGAGCGTCGCCTCGCCACCGCCCGGGCCGAGCTCGCAGCTCAGGGGCGGTTCGACGTCGTCGTCGTGAACAGCCAATTGGAGTCGGCCTGCGCTGAATTGGTATCCTTGCTGGTGGGCCGCGAAGATTCATGA